GCCGTCCTGGCCGCCCTGGCCACGGCGGACCGCTACGGCCACACGCTCAGCCGCACCGCCGAATACGTGTGGGCCGAGATCGGCAGAGAGGCGAACGTGACGACGACCGAATCCCCGGACACGGCGTACCGCGCCCTGCTCGGCCACACGATGACGTGCACCGCCTGCCGGACCGGCGCGATCTGCCCCGACGCCACGAAGCTCGTACGCGTCTGGCGGGAGACCCGCCGATGAGGTGCGGTGCGGAGCGCCGACGGGAACGGATCGCGGCCGCGACGAACCGGCGGCACACGGTCGGCGAACCCCTCGATCCGCCCCGGACCCGGCCATCCCTTCCTCGCCGGAACACCGGCCGGGCCGGATCGCCACCACCCCCTCACCAGAGACGGAGGCACCTGATGCGCAGGACCCACCAGGCGTTACCGGCACCATCCGGGAGGCCGGAATGATCGCCCTCTCCGCGACGGACGTCCGCGTCTGCGAGGCGTGCTGGAACGCCCCGGTCACCGCAGCCCGCCATACCTCCACCGGCCGTGACCTGCTCTGCGAGGAGTGCGTGGAGGGCGACTATCCACGCCGCGTCGACCTCTTCCCACCGTTCGGCGTCTACGGCCTGACGGCCCGCAAGGTCCTGAACGACGGCAGACACGGCAGCGGCCCCCCGAAGCCCCCGCCCAACCCGGGCCCTCCCCTGCCGAACCCGCCCCCGACGCCGTCACCGCGCGGGACACCACCGGTGTAGCGAGCCCCCGCATCCTCCTGGAGGCAACGGGGCCGAAGGGCAAGCCCCGCGACCCGGCATCCCGACCCGAGCCGTTCATGCGCCACGCCGGGGAGAAATGGCCACCCGAAACCCCTCCCTGTCAGTGGCCTCGGGTACTGTAGGCCGCCCCACAAACGGAGCATGGCACTCCGGGTGTGGAGTACGGCTAATACGCACCAAAAGACGCCTACACAGCGCCCGATCGCATGTGCGTTGAGTCACCCTTGGAGGGTGACTTACGTCACAACCTGGGCCATGAAATCCCATTGAGCAGCATCCTTCCCGGTTTCCACGGGCCGACCGCGCTGATCAACATGCGATCTCCGGGTGCACAGCGCCCGTAAAGCAAGGCAAGATGGGGACGTCGCCCGGCCCGAATGTGACGCCAATCACTCCACCGGGCGTTGCAATACCAGTCAGTAAGCAGTCCGGCATCCGGACACAAGGAAGGCCCCACCCGCGCCCGCGAAGCACTAGGTGAGGCCCTCCCGCACACCGACTGCAGCGAGGCCCCGGCCGGTCAGGTCGGGGCTTTTCGCGTTAGACGAGCAGATCCCTCACGGCGCGGTACGCCGCGTAGATCGGCCCCAGCCATCGGGCGGTCCGGTAGGCCCGGTCCCGTTGGCCGCAGTCCTGGTGCTCTCCCTTTGGCCGGGATTTCTTGTTCTTCTTCTTGGCCATTCGGGGGCTCACCCTCTCTGCCGGTTGGGTCCGCGCGGTTCGCAGGACCCGCCTGGTGAGGCCCACAAGGATCGTGGACTCCGCGGGAGGCACGAGAACTCCGAGCCCTCAGAGCGAGTGAGTGGCCCGTACTCTACCCGGGTGAAGGGCACCGCGCGTTCCCGTCAACACGGACACCAGTCAGGTTCATTGGGGCACCCGGTGCCATGGCGACTCGATTCACACGGCACGCAGAGCCACCGCAGGGTCACTCCAAGCCCCCTAGCTGCGGACCTTCATGACGGTGCGTCGAGCGCCGAGAGGCAGTTCCCACCCGTCGAGTTGCCAACGTCACACAGGGGGCTCACATGGAGGCGGATTCGCGCTCCCGAAGTCCGGTTCGCGACCGAGTCGAGAAGGTTCACCGTCTCGGGATGAGCGCGCGTTGTCCGACCTCGATCGGCCCGCATCGTCGGCAGGCTGCCGCCCCGACGAGAAGAACGCCCTGTGGGCGGGCCGCCTCGGCTGAACCGGGTGGCCCGCCCACAGGGCGTTCCCAGAACCGCCGGCCCGCGGTTACAGCACCGGCAGCAGGTTCTTCAGCTCGAAGGCCGTGACCTCGCTGCGGTACTCCTCCCACTCCTGCTTCTTGTTGCGGAGGAAGAAGTCGAAGACGTGCTCGCCCAGCGTCTCGGCGACCAGTTCGCTCTTCTCCATCAGCGAGATCGCCTCGCCCAGGTTCTGCGGGAGCGGCTCGATGCCCATCGCGCGGCGTTCGGCGTCGGAGAGGGCCCAGACGTCGTCGTCGGCGCCGGCGGGGAGTTCGTAGCCCTCCTCGATGCCCTTGAGGCCCGCGGCGAGCAGGACCGCGTAGGTGAGGTACGGGTTGGCGCCGGAGTCGATGGAGCGGACCTCGACGCGGGCCGAGCCGGTCTTGCCGGGCTTGTACATCGGGACGCGGATGAGGGCGGAGCGGTTGTTGTGGCCCCAGCAGATGTACGAGGGGGCCTCGCCGCCCGCGCCGGCCGCGCGGGACGAGCCGCCCCAGATGCGCTTGTAGGAGTTGACCCACTGGTTGGTGACGGCCGAGATCTCCGCCGCGTGCGTCAGCAGGCCCGCGATGAAGGAGCGGCCGACCTTGGAGAGCTGGTACTCCGCGCCCGACTCGTAGAAGGCGTTGCGGTCGCCCTCGAAGAGGGAGAGGTGGGTGTGCATGCCCGAACCCGGGTACTCCGAGAACGGCTTCGGCATGAACGTGGCCTGCACGCCCTGCTCCAGCGCCACCTGCTTCATCACCAGACGGAACGTCATGATGTTGTCGGCCGTGGAGAGCGCGTCCGCGTACCGCAGGTCGATCTCCTGCTGGCCGGGGGCGCCCTCGTGGTGGCTGAACTCGACCGAGATGCCCATCGATTCGAGCATGGTGATCGCCTGGCGGCGGAAGTCCATGCCGACGTTCTGCGGCGTGTGGTCGAAGTAGCCCGAGCTGTCCGCCGGGGTCGGGCGGGTGCCGTCGACCGGCTTGTTCTTCAGCAGGAAGAACTCGATCTCGGGGTGGGTGTAGAAGGTGAAGCCGAGGTCGGACGTCTTGGCGAGGATGCGCTTGAGGACGTAGCGCGGGTCCGCGAAGGACGGGGAGCCGTCCGGCATCAGGATGTCGCAGAACATCCGCGCGGTGCCGGGGGCCTCCGCGCGCCAGGGCAGGATCTGGAAGGTGCCCGGGTCCGGCTTGGCGATCATGTCCGATTCGTACACCCGGGCGAAGCCCTCGATGGCCGAGCCGTCGAAGCCGATGCCTTCGTCGAACGCCTGCTCCAGCTCGGCCGGAGCCACGGCGACGGACTTGAGGAACCCGAGGACGTCGGTGAACCACAGCCGCACGAAGCGGATGTCGCGCTCCTCAAGGGTCCTGAGGACGAATTCCTGCTGCTTGTCCATTGCCACATCCTTGCAGTTCAGACGGTCCGTGCACCACCGCCCGGGGTAGGGGGACACTTCAGTATCGCGACCCGGGATTTCCCCCAGATTACGCACACGGTGTGAGAGAGAGCACTCGGCCACCCACTACGATCGGCGACCGTGGCGCACGGGGGCGGCAGCCGAGCAGTGGCCGGCTTCCCGCCCTGCTTCCCACCCGGCTTTTCCGCCCGTCCGCGCGCGGCGGTCCACGGACCGCCCTCCCGCTTCCCGGCCCCTTCGCAGAAGGACTCGACGACATGAGCTTCGACCCCCGGAACCCCCAGCCGCAGGCCCCCGACACGCGCGCCCGCGCCACCCGCAACCGGGCCATCGCCATAGGGCTGAGCGCTGCCGTCGTGGCCGGTCTCGTCGCCTTCGGTTCGTACCTGCTGCTGGAGAACTCCGAGGCGAACGAGAAGTCCACAGGCGCTTCGGCGGCCCAGGACGGCAAGCACCCGGGCGGCCACGGCGACTCCCACGGCAACGCCACGGGCGCGGCCATCGAGGGGCTGAAGTCCTGGGACGCGGCGAAGCTCGGCCGTCGGCACGTCACGGGCTCGGTGGACTATCCGATGAAGCCTCCGGTCGGCGGCGACCACAACCAGTCCTGGATGAACTGCGACGGCGACGTATACGAAAAGGCGCTCCCGGACGTGAACGCCGTGCACTCCCTGGAGCACGGCGCGGTCTGGGTCACCTACAACGGCAAGGCCGCCGACGCCGAGGTGGCCGCGCTGGCGGAGCGCGTCGGGAAGACCCCGTTCACGCTGATGAGCCCGTACGCCGGTCAGGAGGGCGCGATCATGCTCAGCGCCTGGGGCAAGCAGGTCTCCGTCGACTCCGCCGACGACAAGCGGGTGGACCAGTTCCTCGCGCGGTACGTCCAGGGCGCGCAGACCCCCGAGCCCGGCGCCCCCTGCACCGGCGGGCTGGCGACGGTGCCGCGGTGACGGCCGGGGGTGATGGCGGCGAGGTTCCTCAGGCCCTCGTGGAGCGGCGGAAGACCCGGCGCGTCCGCCGGGCGGCCGGTGCCGCCGTGGCCCTCGCCCTGCTCTTCGCGGGGGCGGCCACCGTCGCCTCCGCGCGGGGCGGCGGGGACGGGGACGGGGCAGCGGCGGAGGACGCC
The nucleotide sequence above comes from Streptomyces sp. NBC_01116. Encoded proteins:
- the glnA gene encoding type I glutamate--ammonia ligase, yielding MDKQQEFVLRTLEERDIRFVRLWFTDVLGFLKSVAVAPAELEQAFDEGIGFDGSAIEGFARVYESDMIAKPDPGTFQILPWRAEAPGTARMFCDILMPDGSPSFADPRYVLKRILAKTSDLGFTFYTHPEIEFFLLKNKPVDGTRPTPADSSGYFDHTPQNVGMDFRRQAITMLESMGISVEFSHHEGAPGQQEIDLRYADALSTADNIMTFRLVMKQVALEQGVQATFMPKPFSEYPGSGMHTHLSLFEGDRNAFYESGAEYQLSKVGRSFIAGLLTHAAEISAVTNQWVNSYKRIWGGSSRAAGAGGEAPSYICWGHNNRSALIRVPMYKPGKTGSARVEVRSIDSGANPYLTYAVLLAAGLKGIEEGYELPAGADDDVWALSDAERRAMGIEPLPQNLGEAISLMEKSELVAETLGEHVFDFFLRNKKQEWEEYRSEVTAFELKNLLPVL
- a CDS encoding DUF3105 domain-containing protein; this encodes MSFDPRNPQPQAPDTRARATRNRAIAIGLSAAVVAGLVAFGSYLLLENSEANEKSTGASAAQDGKHPGGHGDSHGNATGAAIEGLKSWDAAKLGRRHVTGSVDYPMKPPVGGDHNQSWMNCDGDVYEKALPDVNAVHSLEHGAVWVTYNGKAADAEVAALAERVGKTPFTLMSPYAGQEGAIMLSAWGKQVSVDSADDKRVDQFLARYVQGAQTPEPGAPCTGGLATVPR